The following are encoded together in the Tripterygium wilfordii isolate XIE 37 chromosome 18, ASM1340144v1, whole genome shotgun sequence genome:
- the LOC119984307 gene encoding protein FAR1-RELATED SEQUENCE 5-like, translated as MNFRSSSSNDLNYIPQVRVEKIPKLDQEFESIEEAHTFYNDYAREAGFSIRMSSFKKNRSHEIIRREYVCHKQGVRESVELNIERNRKRGITREGCKAKMAVLRSSSKESFKVSIFHEAHNHVLTTPRKVHLLRSHRVMSAAKKSLSQQLSAANVPIWQQIGILDLEAGGIENIGCIEKDFYNARRDEMKMYAGHDGQMLYEYFQSEKEKNPEFYFQIEMDTERKITHCFWADMECRKSYHAFGDVVVFDTTYNTNRYGMIFAPLVGVNHHGQTTLFASAFLSDETTESFSWLLQQLLLSMPIGPPKMIITDQDPAMTKAIAELFPNTVHRYCMWHILMKFSEKLDAVKMRDHYTQFQQCIWRSETPEEFETEWAELLEQSGLSSNEWLRNLYEIRFKWIPAYVDNTFSADGRNLQNALHHLLWEVV; from the exons ATGAATTTccgttcttcttcttccaatgATTTGAATTACATTCCCCAAGTAAGGGTtgaaaaaattccaaaacttgATCAAGAATTTGAATCAATTGAGGAAGCTCATACCTTTTACAATGACTATGCTAGAGAGGCTGGTTTTAGTATTCGAATgtcaagttttaaaaaaaatagaagtcaTGAGATAATTAGAAGAGAATATGTTTGCCATAAACAGGGGGTTCGAGAGTCGGTGGAATTAAATATTGAGCGTAATAGGAAACGTGGGATAACTAGGGAAGGGTGTAAGGCTAAGATGGCAGTTTTAAGGTCATCTTCTAAAGAGAGTTTCAAAGTTTCTATATTTCATGAGGCACATAATCATGTGCTTACTACACCAAGGAAAGTTCATTTACTAAGGTCTCACCGTGTCATGTCTGCTGCCAAAAAATCTTTGTCACAACAACTTTCTGCGGCAAATGTGCCTATTTGGCAACAGATTGGTATTTTGGATTTAGAGGCAGGGGGTATAGAGAATATTGGTTGCATAGAAAAAGATTTCTACAATGCTCGTCGGGATGAAATGAAAATGTATGCTGGACATGATGGTCAGATGTTATATGAGTATTTTCAATCTGAGAAGGAAAAGAATCCAGAATTCTATTTTCAAATTGAGATGGACACAGAAAGGAAGATCACTCATTGCTTTTGGGCAGACATGGAATGCAGGAAGTCGTACCATGCTTTTGGTGATGTAGTTGTGTTTGATACTACGTATAATACAAACCGTTATGGTATGATTTTTGCACCATTGGTTGGTGTAAATCATCATGGACAAACGACCCTTTTTGCATCTGCTTTCTTAAGTGATGAAACAACCGAGTCTTTCTCATGGTTGTTGCAGCAGTTGTTGTTATCTATGCCAATTGGTCCTCCCAAAATGATTATCACCGACCAAGATCCTGCGATGACCAAAGCTATAGCTGAATTATTTCCAAACACTGTTCATAGATATTGTATGTGGCATATTTTGATGAAATTTTCAGAGAAGCTTGATGCAGTGAAAATGCGAGACCACTATACACAGTTTCAACAATGCATTTGGAGATCAGAGACTCCAGAAGAATTTGAAACAGAGTGGGCTGAGTTATTGGAGCAAAGTGGGTTGTCATCAAACGAATGGTTAAGAAACTTGTATGAAATTCGTTTCAAGTGGATTCCTGCTTACGTTGATAATACTTTCTCTGCAG ATGGACGAAATCTGCAAAATGCATTGCATCATCTTCTTTGGGAAGTTGTGTAG